From Paenibacillus graminis, a single genomic window includes:
- a CDS encoding YjhG/YagF family D-xylonate dehydratase — MRDAPGPSAFSVHTAAAGPAGSLPITGEMLRSAPSGEIFGMTQNSGMGWNPLLLNRPQYLILGTMGGIRREDGSPLALGYHTGHWEIGLMMEEVAEEITAQQGIPFAGYVSDPCDGRSQGTAGMFDSLPYRNDAAMVLRRLIRSLPTRKGVLGVATCDKGLPAMMVALAGMRDLPGIIVPGGVSLPPVHGEDAGKVQSIGARFSNGELSLKEAADLGCRACATPGGGCQFLGTAATAQVIAEALGMSVPHSALAPSGQPVWKNMGRQSARALLHMEHSGMVMKDILTNRAITNAMVVHAAFGGSTNLLLHLPAIAHAAGLRIPTVQDWNAVNRRVPRLVSVLPNGPVPHPTIRVFLAGGVPEVMLHLRRLGLIDDSVLTVTGRTLGENLDWWATSQRRQEMRNRLIEADGIDPDTVIMNPREAKRKGLASTMTFPTGNLAPEGSVIKSAAIDPSVLDSEGVYRHVGRVKVFTAEKDAIRSIKDGLIQAGDILAIIGRGPSGTGMEETYQLTSALKHLPFGKYVTLITDARFSGVSTGACIGHIGPEALAGGPLGRLRDGDWVEVVVDTVKLEGSVNLVGDGGQPGSPEEGVDILAARTAHPFLAVDPGLPDDTRLWAALQAVSGGTWQGCVYDTDKIIAALEAGRQALGWK; from the coding sequence ATGCGGGACGCCCCCGGACCCTCAGCTTTTTCTGTACATACTGCTGCGGCAGGCCCGGCAGGCAGTCTGCCTATTACAGGTGAAATGCTGCGGAGCGCCCCGAGCGGTGAAATATTCGGAATGACGCAGAATTCGGGAATGGGCTGGAATCCGCTGCTCCTCAATAGGCCGCAATATCTCATCCTGGGTACAATGGGGGGAATCCGGCGCGAGGACGGCAGTCCGCTTGCCCTTGGCTACCATACCGGCCACTGGGAGATTGGGCTGATGATGGAGGAAGTCGCGGAGGAGATTACTGCACAGCAGGGCATCCCGTTTGCAGGTTATGTCAGCGATCCCTGCGACGGCCGCTCCCAGGGAACAGCAGGCATGTTCGATTCCCTGCCGTACCGGAACGATGCCGCCATGGTGCTGCGCCGTTTAATCCGTTCTTTGCCGACACGCAAAGGGGTGCTTGGTGTAGCCACCTGCGATAAAGGGCTGCCTGCGATGATGGTGGCCCTGGCTGGCATGCGGGATCTGCCGGGGATTATTGTACCGGGTGGAGTCTCGCTGCCCCCTGTTCATGGAGAGGACGCCGGTAAAGTGCAGAGCATCGGGGCCAGATTCAGCAACGGTGAGCTGTCTCTGAAGGAGGCGGCGGACCTCGGATGCCGGGCCTGCGCAACTCCCGGCGGCGGTTGCCAATTCCTGGGGACCGCTGCGACAGCCCAGGTGATTGCCGAAGCGCTTGGCATGTCGGTTCCCCATTCCGCTCTGGCCCCTTCGGGACAGCCAGTATGGAAGAATATGGGGCGCCAGTCTGCCCGCGCGCTCCTGCATATGGAGCATAGCGGAATGGTGATGAAGGATATTCTGACCAACCGGGCGATTACGAATGCGATGGTAGTTCATGCGGCGTTTGGAGGGTCCACAAATCTGCTGCTCCATTTGCCTGCCATCGCCCATGCCGCCGGCCTGCGCATCCCAACCGTCCAAGACTGGAATGCCGTCAACCGCAGGGTGCCGCGCCTGGTCAGTGTGCTGCCGAACGGTCCTGTTCCGCATCCGACGATCCGGGTGTTTCTTGCCGGAGGTGTTCCTGAAGTAATGCTGCATCTGCGCCGGCTGGGACTGATTGACGATTCAGTGCTGACGGTAACAGGAAGGACGCTCGGGGAAAATCTGGACTGGTGGGCAACCTCGCAGAGACGGCAGGAAATGCGCAACCGTCTGATCGAGGCGGATGGCATTGATCCCGACACCGTCATTATGAATCCCCGGGAAGCCAAGCGGAAGGGCCTTGCCTCCACAATGACTTTCCCTACCGGTAATCTTGCTCCGGAAGGCTCGGTCATCAAATCGGCAGCCATAGACCCTTCGGTCCTGGACAGTGAAGGCGTCTACCGCCATGTTGGAAGAGTTAAGGTCTTTACTGCGGAAAAGGATGCAATCCGAAGCATTAAAGACGGACTTATCCAGGCGGGAGATATTCTTGCTATCATCGGCCGCGGCCCCAGCGGAACCGGAATGGAAGAGACGTACCAACTGACATCCGCGCTGAAGCATCTGCCCTTTGGCAAGTACGTTACGCTGATCACCGACGCCCGTTTTTCCGGTGTGTCCACGGGGGCCTGCATCGGGCATATCGGTCCGGAAGCGCTGGCGGGAGGGCCGCTTGGCAGACTCCGGGATGGTGACTGGGTAGAGGTCGTTGTCGATACGGTCAAGCTCGAAGGAAGTGTAAACCTGGTTGGTGACGGCGGACAGCCCGGCTCACCTGAAGAAGGGGTGGACATTCTGGCCGCCCGGACCGCACACCCGTTCCTGGCTGTTGATCCCGGATTGCCGGATGATACCAGATTGTGGGCAGCATTGCAGGCTGTAAGCGGCGGAACCTGGCAAGGCTGCGTCTATGATACCGATAAAATCATTGCCGCGCTCGAAGCGGGCCGGCAAGCATTGGGGTGGAAATGA
- a CDS encoding IclR family transcriptional regulator: MDRKYWVPALERADLILTAISRKPGECKMTDLCDVTGINKSSMFSLLRTMEALNWVKKDEKEAYALGAGVAYLNTVFNESHKQNYNLVEHFLKASAESIKAVGETFQLSVLDRNEIIYLAKLEGPSLVKLESSPGMRFPAHATAMGKMMLALLPPDELDRRYPDRMLTPVTSHTITDWNEFTAKLAEIRSSGYSVDQEEIIQGICCVAAPILDASGNAVAAVSTSMLRHAYLDKQEAAHQEVIRLGKKLSLA, from the coding sequence TTGGACCGTAAATATTGGGTTCCCGCTTTGGAACGGGCCGATTTGATTCTGACGGCGATTTCCCGGAAGCCCGGGGAGTGTAAAATGACTGATCTGTGTGATGTGACGGGCATCAATAAAAGCTCGATGTTCTCTCTGCTGCGGACGATGGAAGCCTTGAACTGGGTGAAGAAGGATGAAAAGGAAGCCTATGCGCTTGGAGCAGGAGTGGCTTATCTCAATACGGTGTTCAATGAGTCGCACAAGCAGAATTACAACCTGGTAGAACATTTTCTCAAGGCTTCTGCAGAGAGTATTAAGGCGGTTGGCGAAACCTTTCAGCTCTCGGTGCTGGACCGGAATGAAATTATCTATCTGGCCAAGCTGGAAGGGCCATCGCTGGTGAAGCTGGAGTCCAGCCCGGGGATGCGGTTTCCGGCTCATGCGACAGCGATGGGGAAGATGATGCTCGCGCTGCTCCCGCCGGATGAGCTGGACCGGAGGTACCCGGATAGAATGTTAACTCCGGTAACTTCACATACGATAACAGACTGGAATGAGTTTACGGCAAAATTGGCGGAAATCCGCAGCAGCGGATATTCGGTGGATCAGGAAGAGATTATTCAAGGAATCTGCTGTGTGGCCGCACCGATCCTTGATGCTTCCGGAAATGCGGTTGCGGCAGTGAGTACTTCCATGCTGCGGCATGCCTATCTTGATAAGCAGGAAGCGGCGCATCAAGAAGTTATTCGGCTGGGGAAGAAACTGTCCTTGGCTTAA
- a CDS encoding MDR family MFS transporter — translation MMNAAEKPEPAPVQEFSVRAILPVVFALIVGMLLVMLNTTIMNVAIPRLQNDFGTGLKTIQWAITGYTLALSVVVPLAGWSSDRFTAKRAFLLSITLFTAGSVLCAVAQSPAQLIVFRIIQGLGGGMVFPIGMALSFKIAPPDKRGSIMGLLGLPMLVAPLLGPVLSGWLIEYVNWHWIFLINLPIGIIALMLGMKYLPDSEKKANTKLDIRGLLLSPAAFAGLVFAIHRGGSEGWGDTYTIIALIGSLTALVLFIIIELSQQNALLELRSFRSFDFTKGIVLSWVNQIALFGSILLIPLFLQQVRGFSSFESGLLIIPQAVMSFIAMIIGGKLFDKIGARPVVFSGLVILSTALYLLSGLQADTSVYVMMSYFAILGLGQGLGTMTLNNHILQSAPKDFISRVTPLISSGQQVFVSFSVAIMTGLLTSSITRNMNLGTDPVAAQVAGFHHTFQTALILALCGLVLSLFLSKPKLK, via the coding sequence ATGATGAATGCCGCTGAGAAACCGGAGCCGGCTCCTGTCCAGGAATTTTCGGTAAGGGCCATACTGCCTGTGGTGTTTGCGCTGATCGTGGGGATGCTGCTCGTGATGCTGAATACGACGATTATGAATGTGGCGATTCCCCGGCTGCAGAATGATTTCGGAACAGGACTTAAAACCATTCAGTGGGCCATCACCGGGTATACCCTGGCGCTGTCAGTGGTGGTCCCGCTGGCGGGCTGGTCTTCCGACCGCTTCACAGCCAAACGTGCCTTTCTGCTCTCCATTACACTGTTTACTGCCGGTTCCGTATTATGCGCGGTAGCCCAATCTCCTGCCCAATTGATCGTGTTTCGTATTATTCAGGGCTTAGGCGGAGGGATGGTCTTTCCGATTGGGATGGCACTTTCCTTCAAGATTGCTCCTCCCGATAAAAGAGGGTCGATTATGGGGCTGCTCGGTCTGCCGATGCTGGTTGCGCCTCTGCTCGGGCCCGTACTCTCCGGCTGGCTGATTGAATATGTGAATTGGCATTGGATTTTCCTGATTAATCTGCCGATAGGGATTATTGCGCTGATGCTGGGGATGAAATATTTGCCGGATTCCGAGAAAAAGGCCAATACGAAGCTGGATATCCGGGGTTTACTTTTATCACCGGCCGCATTTGCGGGTCTGGTGTTTGCGATTCACAGAGGGGGTTCAGAGGGGTGGGGCGACACCTACACTATCATCGCTTTGATCGGCAGCCTTACCGCACTTGTTCTGTTCATTATCATAGAATTGTCACAACAAAACGCCCTGCTGGAGCTCCGCTCGTTCCGTTCATTCGATTTTACCAAAGGGATCGTACTCAGCTGGGTCAACCAGATTGCCTTGTTCGGTTCTATCCTGTTAATCCCGTTATTTTTGCAGCAGGTGCGGGGATTCTCTTCCTTCGAATCCGGACTGCTCATCATTCCGCAAGCGGTTATGTCCTTCATTGCCATGATAATCGGCGGCAAGCTCTTTGATAAAATCGGGGCCAGACCCGTTGTATTCAGCGGACTAGTCATTCTCTCCACCGCTCTGTATCTGCTGTCCGGGCTCCAGGCTGATACGAGTGTGTACGTGATGATGAGTTATTTTGCCATCCTGGGGCTGGGCCAGGGACTGGGAACCATGACCCTGAACAATCATATCCTGCAATCAGCTCCCAAGGATTTCATCAGCCGCGTCACACCGCTAATCAGCTCCGGCCAGCAGGTTTTCGTTTCTTTTTCTGTCGCCATCATGACCGGTCTGCTGACCTCCAGCATTACCAGAAATATGAATCTTGGCACAGATCCGGTCGCAGCACAGGTCGCGGGCTTCCATCATACTTTCCAGACCGCGTTAATACTGGCACTGTGCGGACTGGTCTTAAGCTTATTCCTGAGCAAGCCTAAGTTGAAGTGA
- a CDS encoding TetR/AcrR family transcriptional regulator, producing MRVKKQHISEETILSAAWELMDKIGIEEFSMRKLAVELNIQAPSLYWYFENKQSIFQALANEVAKEVLQAAKHEGEWQEQLTDYALKIKNTLSKYPCSPILWMRTVPSEPDYLALINGLLEIIDPLPLEEKDKFASIACVMNYVISFELDKHEQQKVDLFLSLDAKEGPKAVFKQSIEQLPVERSKVLKRMYDNGLFSELGSDRMFNTGLGIIISGIEQLAAAGG from the coding sequence ATGAGAGTGAAAAAGCAGCATATTTCGGAGGAAACCATCCTGTCAGCGGCTTGGGAGCTAATGGACAAGATCGGCATTGAGGAGTTCAGCATGCGTAAACTGGCGGTGGAACTGAACATTCAAGCTCCTTCGCTGTATTGGTATTTCGAAAATAAACAGAGTATTTTTCAAGCGCTGGCTAATGAGGTCGCCAAGGAGGTTCTGCAGGCTGCTAAGCATGAAGGGGAATGGCAGGAGCAATTGACCGATTACGCCTTGAAGATTAAAAACACCCTGAGCAAGTATCCGTGTTCGCCGATATTGTGGATGAGAACGGTCCCCTCTGAGCCGGATTACCTGGCATTAATCAATGGTTTGCTGGAGATTATCGATCCGCTTCCACTGGAGGAGAAGGATAAGTTTGCTTCCATTGCCTGCGTGATGAATTATGTGATCTCTTTTGAACTAGACAAGCATGAGCAGCAAAAGGTAGATCTGTTCCTGTCCCTGGATGCAAAAGAAGGCCCCAAGGCTGTCTTCAAACAATCGATCGAACAGCTTCCGGTGGAACGTTCCAAGGTGCTGAAACGGATGTATGACAATGGTCTGTTCAGCGAGCTGGGCTCGGACCGCATGTTTAATACAGGGCTGGGCATCATCATATCCGGAATAGAACAACTTGCTGCGGCCGGTGGATAA
- a CDS encoding dihydrodipicolinate synthase family protein — translation MNIIHTNAGIIPPVPTILNEQQKFDRDGMQLLIESLIAKGVHGLFFLGTAGEFNQFDAGEREEIAKFCIDYTDGRLPVWIGTGSNTTSEALRLTRHAARSGATGVVVINPYYCKLSEESLFTHYAAIAEASELPLMLYNFPALTGQDLSPAFVRRLAARYPNVVGIKETVDQLSHIRQMILLVQEVNPAFAVFCGFDEYLLPTLAAGGAGAIAASANFAPQLMLGLHSSFQQNQFTEVLEYHRKLIQIPPLYALDDPFIPAIKEAVRLAGLPVPTFSHTPANPWNEEKERQLKQIFTKAGIPFA, via the coding sequence ATGAATATTATTCATACAAATGCAGGCATTATCCCCCCAGTTCCCACCATCCTGAATGAGCAGCAGAAATTTGACCGTGACGGTATGCAGCTTTTAATTGAAAGCCTGATAGCTAAAGGCGTTCATGGACTGTTCTTCCTGGGAACCGCCGGAGAGTTCAACCAGTTCGATGCGGGGGAACGGGAGGAAATTGCAAAGTTCTGCATTGATTATACAGACGGGCGCCTCCCGGTCTGGATTGGCACGGGGAGCAATACGACCTCCGAAGCGCTCCGCCTCACCCGTCATGCTGCCCGCAGCGGGGCCACCGGGGTTGTCGTCATCAATCCTTACTACTGTAAGCTAAGCGAGGAAAGCCTGTTCACGCATTATGCCGCTATTGCCGAAGCATCAGAACTCCCTCTGATGCTGTATAATTTCCCGGCGCTTACCGGCCAGGATTTGAGTCCCGCCTTTGTCAGACGTCTTGCGGCGCGCTATCCCAATGTAGTTGGCATCAAGGAAACCGTGGACCAGTTAAGCCATATCCGCCAGATGATTCTGCTGGTCCAAGAAGTAAACCCGGCGTTCGCAGTGTTCTGCGGCTTTGATGAATATTTGCTGCCAACCCTTGCGGCAGGGGGAGCCGGGGCCATCGCAGCCAGTGCCAATTTTGCTCCCCAGCTGATGCTGGGCCTACACAGCAGCTTTCAGCAAAATCAATTCACAGAGGTGCTTGAATATCACCGGAAGCTGATTCAGATACCGCCGCTGTATGCGCTGGATGATCCCTTCATCCCCGCCATCAAGGAGGCGGTCCGTTTGGCCGGTCTTCCGGTTCCTACGTTCAGCCATACTCCGGCAAACCCCTGGAACGAAGAGAAGGAGCGGCAACTGAAACAAATATTCACCAAAGCGGGGATTCCCTTTGCATAA